TTTTCAAGGCCAGTGCCAACCCCAAAAAGACGCCCTACACCGTTGTCATTCCGCCGCCGAACGTGACCGGCGTGCTCCACATGGGGCACATGCTGAACAATACCATTCAGGACGTGCTGGTGCGCCGCGCCCGGATGCAGGGCAAGGAAGCGTGCTGGGTGCCCGGTACCGACCACGCCAGCATCGCCACCGAGGCCAAGGTGGTGGCCCTGCTGAAGGAGCAAGGCATCGAGAAAAAGGACCTGACCCGCGAGGCCTTTCTGGAGCACGCTTTTGCCTGGAAGGACAAGTACGGCGGCATCATCCTGGAGCAGCTCAAGCAGCTGGGGGCCTCCTGCGACTGGGACCGCACGCGCTTCACGATGGAGCCCAAGTTGACCGAGGCCGTACTACGCGTGTTCGTGAACTTGTACCGCAAGGGCCTGATTTACCGCGGCGTGCGCATGGTAAACTGGGACCCGCTGGGCGGCACCGCCATTTCGGACGAGGAAGTGATTCCGAAGGACGTGGTGGCCAAAATGTACTACCTCAACTACGAGGTGGTGGGCCAGCCCGGCCGCTTCCTGACGGTGGCCACCTCGCGCCCCGAAACCATCATGGCCGACGTGGCCGTGGCCGTGAACCCCACCGATGGGCGCTACGCTGACCTGGCCGGGCAGCGCGTGCGCATCCCGCTGCTGGGCCGCGACGTGCCGGTTATTCAGGACGAGTACGTGCTGACGGACTTCGGCACCGGGGCCCTGAAAGTGACGCCGGCCCACGACCTGAACGACTACAACCTGGGCCAGAAGCACAACCTGCCGACTATTGACATCCTCAATGACAACGGCACGCTGAATGAAAAGGCGGAGCTGTACGTGGGCCAGGACCGGTTTGCGGCCCGCCGCAACATTGTGAAAGACCTGGAAGCCGCCGGCTTGCTCGTGAAAACGGAGGAGTACGCCAGCATTGTGCAAACCTCGGAGCGCACCAAGGCCGTGATCGAGCCCAAGCTGAGCATGCAGTGGTTCCTGAAAATGGAGCACATGGCCAAGCCCGCGCTGGAGGTGGTGGAGAACGACACGGTGCGCCTGCACCCCGCCAAGTTCAAGAACACCTACCGGGCGTGGATGGAAAACGTGCGCGACTGGTGCATCTCGCGGCAGCTCTGGTGGGGCCAGCAAATCCCCGCCTACTACCTGCCGGATGGCTCGTTTGTGGTGGCCCTCTCAGCCGCTGAGGCACTTGAACTGGCGCGTGAGCAAAGTGGTAATGCCGCGCTGCAAATAAGCGACTTGCGCCAGGACGAGGACGTGCTCGACACCTGGTTCTCGTCGTGGCTGTGGCCCATCTCGGTGTTCGATGGGTTTGAGGACCCCGACAACGCCGACGTCAACTATTTCTACCCGACCAACGACTTGGTGACGGGCCCCGACATCCTGTTTTTCTGGGTGGCGCGGATGATTATGGCCGGGCTGGAATTTCGCCAGGAGGTGCCGTTCCGCAACGTGTACCTCACCGGCATCGTGCGCGACACCCAGGGCCGCAAGATGAGCAAGCAGCTCGGCAACTCGCCCGACCCGCTCGACCTCATTCAGCAGTTCGGGGCCGATGGCGTGCGGACGGGGATGCTGTTTTCGGCGCCCGCCGGCAACGATTTGCTCTACGACGAGAAGCTGGTGGAGCAGGGCCGCAACTTCGCCAACAAGCTCTGGAACGCCTTCCGGCTGGTGAAAGGCTGGGCCCCCGACGCGGCCCTGCCCTTCGGGCACGACAAACCCGTGGCCTGGTTTGGGGCCCGGCTGGCGGCGGCCACGGCCGAAATCGACGACCACTTCGAGAAGTTTCGCATCTCTGACGCCTTGCTGGCGGTGTACAAGCTTGTCTGGGACGACTTCTGCGCCTACTACCTGGAAATGGTGAAGCCCGCCTACCAGCAGCCCATCGACGCCGAAACCCTGCGCCACACCACGGCCTACTTCGAAACGCTGCTCAAGCTGCTGCACCCCTTCATGCCCTTCATCACGGAGGAGCTGTGGCACGAGCTGGCCGCCCGGGGCCCCCGCGAGTACGTGACCGTGGCGCACTGGCCCAAGCCCACGCCGCCCGCCACCAGCGCCTTGCTGCTGAGCGACATGGACAAAGTCCTGGCCGTGGTGGCCGGCATCCGCGCCGTGCGCAACCAGAAAAACCTGGGGCCCCACAAGCCCCTGGCCTTGGTCATCAAAACCGACGAGCCCGCGCTGTTCACGGCCTACGCGGGCGTGCTGCGCAAGCTCGGCAACCTGGAGACGCTGGATTTTGCCGACGCGGGCCCGGCCGGCGCGGTGAGCTTCGTGCAGGGCAGCAGCGAGTTTTTCATCCCGCTCGAAGGCCAGATTGACGTGGCCGCCGAGCGCGCCCGCCTCGAAAAGGAGCTAGCCTACGCCCAGGGCTTCCGCGAATCGGTGCAGAAAAAGCTGGGCAACGAGAAATTCGCAGCCAACGCCAAGCCCGACGTGCTGGAGCGCGAGCGGCAAAAGCTGGCCGACGCCGAAGCCAAAATAGGGGCCCTGGAGCAGGCGCTACAAGGCCTGTAGTCTTCGCCGACGCTTCACAAAAAAGCCGTTCCCTCAATCGAGGAAACGGCTTTTTTGTGAAGCGTCGGCAAGGGCGCTGGGGCCCCACGCCGAGGCTATTGAATCAGCAGCGACTGGGTTTTTACGTCGGTACCGGTCTGTACTTTGGCGATGTACAAGCCTTTGGGCAAGTTGCTGAAATCCTTCGTGGCTTCGAGCTGCGTGGTGCCCTCGCTGCGGAATACCTCTTTGCCCATCTGGTTGAGCACCGTCAGCACGATGGCTTGCTGGTCATCGGCTACCACCTGGAAGCTCACCCGGCCGGTAGATGGGTTGGGGTAGAGGGCCACCAGCAGCTGCTTGATTTTGCTGATTACCTTCTGCTTAATCAAGTCGCGAATGGCGGCGTCGGCTTGCACAAATCCCACGCCGGTTTTGAAGTCAAAGCCTTGGTCGAAGCCCGGCGTGAGCGGGTTGTCCATGTCAATGGCCGATTGCTGCAAAGACTTCGTGACGATGCGCGGCGGGAGGTTTTTGTCAATTTCGAGCATCAGCGCCGCCACGGCTGCCACGTGCGGAGCTGCCGCGCTGGTGCCGAAGAAGTTAGGAAATCCGTCGCCCTCGAAGTCCTGGCCGGGGAAGGGCGGGAAGAAGGTCGTGTTGCCGCCGTCGGGGCCCGTCACTTCGGGCTTGCTGGACGTCAGGGGCTGGCCCAGACGCCGGCCCTGGTCGTTGAACAGCAGAGGCGTACCGCCCAGCGACGAGAACGATTCCACCACCGGCACCGGCGTGTTGGCGTTGAACAGCGGCGTGTTGAAATAAGGGGCGGCGCCTACGGCCACCACCTGCGGGGCGTTGGCGTGGCCCACCAGGGTCGAGCTTTGGGTGTCGTACTCGACGGCCGTGGGTCGGCTGCCGAAGTTGACGTACTTGAGGCGGGTGGGGTCGGGACCGTCAAATTTCACGATCACTACTTCCACCGTCAACGGGGCCGTGCCTCTGTTGGTGAAGCCGACGAACTCGAATGGGTCACCACCAATGTTGTTGTCGATGGACGATAACACGGGTACGCCGTTGTAAAGCAAGTAAATATCCATATCGGTGCGGGCCCCGCGCACACCGCTGGCCGAAAACGCCGGGTCGTCCCATTGCAGGGCCAGTTCCAAGCTCCGGCCGGGGCCGACGGTAATAGTTTGCCGCACGTCGCCGGGGGCAAAGCTGTGCGCCTCGCCCGTGATGCCCGGCACCGAGGTTTTTGAGTTGCGGAACACCGCCTCGTACGACTGCTGGGCCTGGTTGCCGGCCGATGAGAAGTACGACGCGCCCTTGGCCACCACGTTTTGGGCGGCTTGCGCGATGATGCCGTTCTGGAAAAAAGGCTCGTCAAAGTAAATCACGTCGTCCACAATGGCCTGGCAGCCGGCGGCTTGCAGGTCTTCGATGCCCTGGGCAAAGTCGGCCTGGCCCAAGAAGGCGGTGTGAAAGGCAATGGCGGCCCCGGGGGCCACGTCGTGCACAATTTCGGCCATGCCGCGGCCCTCGTCGATGCCGCCGCTGGGCAAGTCTTCGAGCACCTCTACGCCGCGGGGCAGGTCATTGCTGGTCACG
This genomic stretch from Hymenobacter sp. PAMC 26628 harbors:
- a CDS encoding valine--tRNA ligase yields the protein MTPTKTTYSPADVEAKWYQRWQEQGFFKASANPKKTPYTVVIPPPNVTGVLHMGHMLNNTIQDVLVRRARMQGKEACWVPGTDHASIATEAKVVALLKEQGIEKKDLTREAFLEHAFAWKDKYGGIILEQLKQLGASCDWDRTRFTMEPKLTEAVLRVFVNLYRKGLIYRGVRMVNWDPLGGTAISDEEVIPKDVVAKMYYLNYEVVGQPGRFLTVATSRPETIMADVAVAVNPTDGRYADLAGQRVRIPLLGRDVPVIQDEYVLTDFGTGALKVTPAHDLNDYNLGQKHNLPTIDILNDNGTLNEKAELYVGQDRFAARRNIVKDLEAAGLLVKTEEYASIVQTSERTKAVIEPKLSMQWFLKMEHMAKPALEVVENDTVRLHPAKFKNTYRAWMENVRDWCISRQLWWGQQIPAYYLPDGSFVVALSAAEALELAREQSGNAALQISDLRQDEDVLDTWFSSWLWPISVFDGFEDPDNADVNYFYPTNDLVTGPDILFFWVARMIMAGLEFRQEVPFRNVYLTGIVRDTQGRKMSKQLGNSPDPLDLIQQFGADGVRTGMLFSAPAGNDLLYDEKLVEQGRNFANKLWNAFRLVKGWAPDAALPFGHDKPVAWFGARLAAATAEIDDHFEKFRISDALLAVYKLVWDDFCAYYLEMVKPAYQQPIDAETLRHTTAYFETLLKLLHPFMPFITEELWHELAARGPREYVTVAHWPKPTPPATSALLLSDMDKVLAVVAGIRAVRNQKNLGPHKPLALVIKTDEPALFTAYAGVLRKLGNLETLDFADAGPAGAVSFVQGSSEFFIPLEGQIDVAAERARLEKELAYAQGFRESVQKKLGNEKFAANAKPDVLERERQKLADAEAKIGALEQALQGL
- a CDS encoding T9SS type A sorting domain-containing protein, which produces MRKTYLRTAVALLAAATLVGPPAGAQNLPTPKGKVSASLLELAKPAVATRGLAAKASASTDSPLQATDAVQVYNGYVVVQALATSPSAKQLLADLQARGLRQGTAYGALVSGLFPVDKLATLESVPSLQLVRPVYKPALNVGRTTSQGDRALRADAARSKYGLTGKGVKVGILSDSYNNLGGATAGVTSNDLPRGVEVLEDLPSGGIDEGRGMAEIVHDVAPGAAIAFHTAFLGQADFAQGIEDLQAAGCQAIVDDVIYFDEPFFQNGIIAQAAQNVVAKGASYFSSAGNQAQQSYEAVFRNSKTSVPGITGEAHSFAPGDVRQTITVGPGRSLELALQWDDPAFSASGVRGARTDMDIYLLYNGVPVLSSIDNNIGGDPFEFVGFTNRGTAPLTVEVVIVKFDGPDPTRLKYVNFGSRPTAVEYDTQSSTLVGHANAPQVVAVGAAPYFNTPLFNANTPVPVVESFSSLGGTPLLFNDQGRRLGQPLTSSKPEVTGPDGGNTTFFPPFPGQDFEGDGFPNFFGTSAAAPHVAAVAALMLEIDKNLPPRIVTKSLQQSAIDMDNPLTPGFDQGFDFKTGVGFVQADAAIRDLIKQKVISKIKQLLVALYPNPSTGRVSFQVVADDQQAIVLTVLNQMGKEVFRSEGTTQLEATKDFSNLPKGLYIAKVQTGTDVKTQSLLIQ